GCGCAGTGCGGTGACGATGGTTCGCAGTGCGGGGTCCATGGCTCCTCCGAAACAGGTGGTGGGACCTACCCCACCCGAGGACCGGGGGGTTTATCGACGGGTGCGGTAGGACCACCTGGTTTTCCTATCGGGGGATTCCCCGCAGATCTGAGAGGTCAGCGGAAATCGCGTGAGGTGGTGCGCATGCCCAGGTGGAGCGGCTCGATCCGTTCGGCCAGCACGTTCAACACGCCGTCGGCCCGCTGCAGCATGCCGCGGATGAGCAGGCCGCCGGAGGAGACGGCGACCTTGTGATGGCGTTGCCAGACCACCGGGTCGCAGACCACGTTGATCATCCCGAACTCGTCCTCGAGGTTGAGGAAGATCACGCCGCGGGCGGTGGCCGGCCGTTGCCGATGGGTGACGATGCCGCCGACGACGACCCTGGTCCGGTCCGGGGACCGGCGTAGCTGGTTCGAGGCGATCACGCCGAGGGAGTCCAGCCGGTCCCTGATCACGGCGGTGGGGTAGCGGTCGCGGGTGATGCCGGTGGCCCACAGGTCAGCCATCAGCTGTTCCGGCTCGGTCATCGGCGGCAGCCGCGGAATGCGCTGCTCGCTGGGCGAGGTCAGCTCGAGCTGACCGGGCCGGTAGTCGGCAGCCGCGCCGGCCGCCCAGAGCGCTTGGCGGCGGCTGATCCCCAGGGACTCGAAGGCGCCGGCGGTGGCCAGCGCCTCGAGCTGGGTGGTGTTGAGCCCGACCCGGCGGGACAGCTCGGTGATGCTGGTGTAGCCGCCGTGCTCGCGCTCGGCCACGATCCGCCCGGCCAGCTCGTCGCTGATCGCCCGGACGCTGGACAGCCCCAGCCGCACCGCCGGTTGCCCGGGGCCGGGTCCGGCGTAACCGGACTCACCCGGTTCGGCGTCCTGGAGGCAGGCCGGCGCCAGCGAGGCGTTGATGTCCGGGCCGCGGACGGCGACCCCGTGCCGCTTGGCGTCGTGCACCAGCGACTGGGGCGAGTAGAAGCCCATCGGCTGGGCGTTGAGCAGCGCCGCGCAGAACGCGGCCGGGTAGTACAGCTTCAGCCAGGACGAGGCGTAGACCAGAAAGGCGAAGCTGATCGAGTGGCTTTCGGCGAAGCCGAAGGCGGCGAAGGCCTTCATCTTCTGGTAGATCTCGTCGGCGACCTCGCCGGTGATGCCGTTGGCCCGCATGCCCTCATAGAGCCGGTCACGCAGCCGCGCCATCTTCTCCTCGCTGCGCTTGGAGCCCATCGCCCGGCGGACCTGGTCGGCTTCGGCCGGGGTGCAGCCGGCCCCGTCGATCGCCAGCCGCATCAGCTGCTCCTGGAACAGCGGGATTCCCAGGGTGCGCTCCAGCGCCGGCTGCAGGCGGGGGTGCGGGTAGCTGATCGGCTCCAGGCCGTTCCTGCGGCGCAGGTAGGGATGCACCGAGTCGCCCTGGATCGGGCCCGGCCGGATCAGGGCGATCTCGATGACCAGGTCATAGAAGGTGCGGGGCTTGAGCCGGGGCAGCGTCGCCATCTGGGCCCGGGACTCGACCTGGAACACCCCGACGGTGTCGGCGGCGCACAACATGTCATAGACCCTGGGGTCCTCGGGCGGGATCTCGTGCAGGCCGTACTTGTGGCCGTGATGGCTCTCGACGAACTCGAAGCAGTACTTCAGCGCCGACAGCATGCCCAGGCCGAGCAGGTCGAACTTCACCAGGCCGGTGGCCGCGCAGTCGTCCTTGTCCCACTGCAGCACGGTCCGGCCTGGCATCCGGCCCCACTCGACCGGGCACACCTCGATCACCGGGCGATCGCAGATCACCATGCCGCCGGAGTGGATTCCCAGGTGCCGCGGGGCGTTCTGCAGTTGCGCGGCCAGGGCCAGCACCTGCTCGGGCACCGCCTCACCAGCCCTGTCAGCCGGGCGCTCTGTGCCGGCCGGCTGCCCCGGACGGGCGGGCTGCTCGGGCTGTTCGGGCTGGGCGCCCGGGTGGTAGCCGCGCTCCATCTGCTTGCTCCAGGCGTCCTGCTGGCCGGGGGCGTAGCCCAGCGCCCGGGCGATGTCGCGGACCGCCGAGCGCGGCCGGTAGGTGATGACGTTGGCGACCTGGGCGGCGTGCTGGCGGCCGTGCCGGGAGTAGACGTGCTGGATGACCTCCTCGCGCCGGTCGGACTCGATGTCGATGTCGATGTCGGGCGGGCCGTCGCGGTCGGGGGCCAGGAAGCGCTCGAACAGCAGGTTGTGCCCGACCGAGTCCACGGCGGTGATGCCGAGGGCGAAGCAGACCGCGGAGTTGGCGGCAGAGCCGCGTCCCTGGCAGAGGATCTGCCGCTCGGCGCAGAACTGGGTCAGCTCCCAGACCACCAGGAAGTAGCCGGCGAAGCCGAGCTCGTCGATGACCGCCAGCTCGTGCTCGAGCTGGCGGTAGGCGCGGTCGGTGGCCGGGCTCGGCGGGCCGTACCGGGTGCGGGCGCCGTCATAGGTCAGCTGCCGCAGGTAGCCCATCTCGTCGGCGACGCCGTCGGGCACCGGGAACGGCGGCAGCTTGGGCGCCACCAGCCGCAGCGGAAAGGCCAGCTCCGCGCCGAGCCGGGCTGCCGTCGCCACGGCCTGCGGATAGCGCCGGAACCGGGCCGCGACCTCGGCGCCGGACCGCAGGTGCTGGCCTGCCCAGCCCGGCAGCCAGCCGTCCAGGGCGTCCAGGCTGGTCCGGGCCCGGACCGCGGCCATCGCGGTGGCCAGCGGCCGGTTGGCGGGCGCGGCGTAGTGCGCGGCGGTGCTGGCGACCAGCGGCAGCCGCTGCTCACCGGCCAGCTCGGCAAGGGCGGCGTAGCGCTCGTCGGCCAGCGGTTCCAGAGCGTGGGTGAGCTCGACGGCCACGTTGTCGCGGCCGAACCGGTCGACGAGCTCAGCCAGCGCGCGCCTGGCCGGGTCCAGCGCGAACGTGCCGTACTCAAGGCCCTCGGGTGCTCCGCTGCCTTCCAACGCCTGCCGGACGCTGCCCTTGCGGCAGCCGGTGAGGATCAGCCAGTTGTCGTTCGACAGCTCGGTCAACTCATTGAGGTCATAGACCGGCCGGCCCTTGGCGCCGCCGCGCAGGTTGGCCTGGCTGATCGCCCGGCACAGGCTGGCGTAGCCGCTGGGGTTGCGGGCCAGCACCAGCAGGTGGGTGCCAGGCGGGTCCGGGATGTTGGACCGGGCGGCGACCGAGCGCTCGGTGCGGGTGCGGGGCAGCTCGATCCCGGTGTTGAGCTCGGCCCCGAACACCGTCGGCAGCCCGTGGGCGTCGGCGGCCTCGGCGAATCGCGCGACGCCGTACATGCCGTCGTGATCGGTCAACGCCAACGCCTGCAGGCCGAGGGCGACCGCCTCCTCGACCAGCTGCTCGGGATCGCAGGAGCCGTCCAGAAAGGAGAAGGAGG
This is a stretch of genomic DNA from Jatrophihabitans sp.. It encodes these proteins:
- a CDS encoding error-prone DNA polymerase encodes the protein MGFNNPVVPWHELERRLSGRPEPRASQDGGPEPSQDGGSDGGPGASQEPAPASAPATPVESQRRGHGDDREPDGGDSPAWSRKRPAYEAPAIPLAGSDPVPYAELHAHSSFSFLDGSCDPEQLVEEAVALGLQALALTDHDGMYGVARFAEAADAHGLPTVFGAELNTGIELPRTRTERSVAARSNIPDPPGTHLLVLARNPSGYASLCRAISQANLRGGAKGRPVYDLNELTELSNDNWLILTGCRKGSVRQALEGSGAPEGLEYGTFALDPARRALAELVDRFGRDNVAVELTHALEPLADERYAALAELAGEQRLPLVASTAAHYAAPANRPLATAMAAVRARTSLDALDGWLPGWAGQHLRSGAEVAARFRRYPQAVATAARLGAELAFPLRLVAPKLPPFPVPDGVADEMGYLRQLTYDGARTRYGPPSPATDRAYRQLEHELAVIDELGFAGYFLVVWELTQFCAERQILCQGRGSAANSAVCFALGITAVDSVGHNLLFERFLAPDRDGPPDIDIDIESDRREEVIQHVYSRHGRQHAAQVANVITYRPRSAVRDIARALGYAPGQQDAWSKQMERGYHPGAQPEQPEQPARPGQPAGTERPADRAGEAVPEQVLALAAQLQNAPRHLGIHSGGMVICDRPVIEVCPVEWGRMPGRTVLQWDKDDCAATGLVKFDLLGLGMLSALKYCFEFVESHHGHKYGLHEIPPEDPRVYDMLCAADTVGVFQVESRAQMATLPRLKPRTFYDLVIEIALIRPGPIQGDSVHPYLRRRNGLEPISYPHPRLQPALERTLGIPLFQEQLMRLAIDGAGCTPAEADQVRRAMGSKRSEEKMARLRDRLYEGMRANGITGEVADEIYQKMKAFAAFGFAESHSISFAFLVYASSWLKLYYPAAFCAALLNAQPMGFYSPQSLVHDAKRHGVAVRGPDINASLAPACLQDAEPGESGYAGPGPGQPAVRLGLSSVRAISDELAGRIVAEREHGGYTSITELSRRVGLNTTQLEALATAGAFESLGISRRQALWAAGAAADYRPGQLELTSPSEQRIPRLPPMTEPEQLMADLWATGITRDRYPTAVIRDRLDSLGVIASNQLRRSPDRTRVVVGGIVTHRQRPATARGVIFLNLEDEFGMINVVCDPVVWQRHHKVAVSSGGLLIRGMLQRADGVLNVLAERIEPLHLGMRTTSRDFR